One window of the Carnobacterium maltaromaticum DSM 20342 genome contains the following:
- a CDS encoding DegV family protein has product MKIAVVTDSTAYLTHDQYQKNNIFMLPLSVIIGEDVFREEVDITSAEFYEKVRGMESLPTSSQPTTGEIVSLLERLSKEYDAVISIHLSSKISGTYQNVSVAASMVESIKVYPYDSGISCMAQGYFALEAAGMAKHGATPEEILGTFDEMQTTLRAYFMVDDLNHLVRGGRLSNGAAILGSMLKIKPILHFSDKEIVVFEKIRSSKKALKRIEGMLEEDTHKNYPIVATIIHANAEEEALKWKKQMEKKMPEVRFELSYFGPVIGTHLGEGSLGMAWVEDRAKSHPTA; this is encoded by the coding sequence TTGAAAATAGCAGTTGTAACAGATAGTACAGCGTATTTAACACATGACCAATACCAAAAGAATAATATTTTCATGTTACCTCTGTCTGTAATTATCGGAGAAGATGTATTTCGTGAAGAAGTTGATATTACAAGCGCTGAGTTTTATGAAAAAGTTAGAGGAATGGAAAGTTTACCAACGAGTTCCCAACCAACAACAGGTGAGATTGTGAGTTTACTAGAACGTCTTAGTAAAGAGTATGATGCTGTGATTAGTATTCATCTATCTAGTAAAATTAGTGGAACCTATCAAAATGTTTCTGTTGCTGCATCAATGGTTGAATCAATTAAGGTCTATCCATACGATTCTGGCATTAGCTGTATGGCGCAAGGGTATTTTGCTTTAGAAGCAGCTGGAATGGCTAAACATGGTGCTACACCTGAGGAAATTTTAGGGACATTTGATGAAATGCAAACAACTTTACGAGCTTACTTTATGGTAGATGATTTAAATCATTTAGTTAGAGGAGGCCGTTTATCAAATGGAGCAGCTATTTTAGGATCCATGCTGAAAATTAAACCTATTTTACATTTTTCAGATAAAGAGATTGTTGTTTTTGAAAAAATTCGCTCTTCTAAAAAAGCATTAAAAAGAATCGAAGGCATGCTAGAAGAGGACACGCATAAAAATTATCCGATTGTAGCCACTATTATTCATGCAAATGCGGAAGAAGAAGCACTGAAATGGAAAAAACAGATGGAAAAGAAAATGCCTGAAGTTCGGTTTGAACTTAGTTATTTTGGTCCAGTTATTGGAACACATCTAGGTGAAGGTTCATTAGGTATGGCCTGGGTTGAAGACAGGGCTAAATCCCACCCGACTGCCTAG
- a CDS encoding YigZ family protein — protein MLLLKQYYTIKSSGSHEIEIKKSRFICHLKEVDTEADAQQFIQKIKKEHWKANHNCAAYLIGDKDQVQRALDDGEPVGTAGIPMLEVLKKRQLKNVVAVVTRYFGGTKLGAGGLIRAYGKSVSSALDAIGIVERSLQQEINVRISYTAVGKLENFFSHSPYSIKETLYTENVIFVCFVLEDQVDTFKEEITNLLNGQVSFENGQKNYQETVVLTES, from the coding sequence ATGCTCCTACTAAAACAATATTATACAATTAAGAGTTCTGGCAGCCATGAAATCGAAATAAAAAAATCTCGTTTTATTTGCCATTTAAAAGAAGTTGATACAGAAGCGGATGCTCAGCAGTTTATTCAAAAAATAAAAAAAGAACATTGGAAAGCCAATCACAATTGTGCCGCTTATTTAATTGGTGATAAAGATCAAGTCCAACGTGCATTAGATGATGGCGAACCTGTTGGGACAGCAGGAATACCTATGCTAGAAGTCTTGAAGAAACGCCAATTAAAAAATGTTGTCGCTGTAGTAACACGTTATTTTGGTGGAACAAAACTTGGAGCTGGTGGTTTGATTCGCGCTTATGGAAAAAGTGTTAGCAGTGCATTGGATGCTATCGGTATTGTTGAACGCAGCTTACAACAAGAAATAAATGTTAGGATTTCCTATACAGCAGTTGGTAAACTCGAGAATTTTTTTAGCCATTCACCCTATTCAATCAAAGAAACACTCTATACAGAAAATGTTATCTTCGTTTGTTTTGTCCTTGAAGATCAAGTGGATACTTTTAAAGAAGAAATTACTAATCTTCTAAACGGCCAGGTCTCATTTGAAAATGGTCAAAAAAATTATCAGGAAACAGTGGTCCTTACTGAATCTTAA
- a CDS encoding glucosamine-6-phosphate deaminase produces MKIIVVKNQEEGGKKAFELIKSGMEKGAKVLGLATGSTPVTLYQEMVSSELDFSDMTSINLDEYVGLSGDDSQSYRYFMNEKLFNKKPFKETFVPNGLADADVECARYDKIIAEHPVDIQILGIGGNAHIGFNEPGTPFDVTTHKVALTEETIEANKRFFDKAEDVPRFAYSMGIKSIMEAKEIILMAYGESKAEAIKATVDGEITEDVPSSILQKHDNVVLIVDEEAAKLIQK; encoded by the coding sequence ATGAAAATTATTGTTGTTAAGAATCAAGAAGAAGGCGGAAAAAAAGCTTTCGAATTAATTAAATCTGGGATGGAAAAAGGGGCTAAAGTATTAGGCTTAGCTACAGGAAGTACACCAGTGACTTTATATCAAGAAATGGTTTCAAGTGAATTAGATTTTTCTGATATGACATCAATTAATTTAGATGAATATGTAGGCTTAAGTGGCGATGATTCACAAAGCTATCGTTATTTTATGAATGAAAAATTATTTAATAAAAAACCATTCAAAGAAACCTTTGTTCCAAATGGTTTAGCAGATGCAGATGTAGAATGTGCACGTTATGATAAAATAATTGCAGAACATCCAGTTGATATCCAAATTTTAGGAATCGGTGGGAATGCACATATCGGTTTTAACGAACCTGGTACGCCTTTTGATGTGACAACGCATAAAGTAGCTTTAACAGAAGAAACAATAGAAGCGAATAAACGTTTCTTTGATAAAGCCGAAGATGTACCACGTTTTGCTTATTCTATGGGAATTAAATCAATTATGGAAGCAAAAGAAATCATTTTGATGGCTTATGGCGAAAGTAAGGCAGAAGCTATTAAAGCAACAGTTGATGGTGAAATTACAGAAGACGTTCCTTCAAGCATTTTACAAAAACATGACAATGTAGTTTTGATTGTTGATGAAGAAGCTGCTAAATTGATTCAAAAATAG
- the hpf gene encoding ribosome hibernation-promoting factor, HPF/YfiA family has protein sequence MFKYNVRGENIEVTAAIREYVEKKVGKLERYFSDVPDATAHVNLKVYSDKTAKVEVTVPLPYLVLRAEETSPDLYASVDLVVDKLERQMRKYKTKINRKSREKGFDFVVPNAAELDVATGELDIVRTKRVSLKPMDSEEAVLQMDMLGHNFFIFEDAETNGISIVYRRTDGKYGLIETN, from the coding sequence ATGTTTAAATATAATGTTCGTGGCGAAAATATTGAGGTAACAGCAGCAATCCGTGAGTATGTTGAGAAAAAAGTAGGCAAATTAGAAAGATATTTTAGCGATGTGCCTGATGCAACGGCTCACGTAAACTTAAAAGTCTACTCTGATAAAACTGCTAAAGTGGAGGTAACTGTTCCACTACCTTATTTGGTTCTACGTGCCGAAGAAACCTCACCTGATCTGTATGCAAGTGTGGATTTAGTTGTAGACAAATTAGAAAGACAAATGCGTAAATATAAAACAAAAATTAACCGCAAATCTCGTGAAAAAGGTTTCGACTTTGTTGTACCTAATGCTGCTGAGCTAGATGTAGCCACTGGTGAACTTGATATTGTGAGAACAAAACGTGTTTCATTAAAACCTATGGACAGTGAAGAAGCTGTTTTACAAATGGATATGTTAGGTCACAATTTCTTCATTTTTGAAGATGCAGAGACTAATGGTATCAGTATTGTTTACCGTCGTACAGATGGAAAATACGGATTAATTGAAACAAACTAA
- a CDS encoding DEAD/DEAH box helicase, with amino-acid sequence MKQLMGRELLANEFNSNTNEMNQQIEVRPGFLIKGSQISCQRCGCKSNKLRIEAPCYCQNKCFYCLNCLQMGKIRRCSLLYSLVELNQFDSLSSPIMTWQGILSKQQEKASKEITESVIKKETRLIWAVTGAGKTEMIFAGIEQALKNGERVCIASPRVDVCLELAPRVQSAFPNVPIALLHGTSQERDTYKQLIIATTHQLMRFKEAFDVLIIDEIDAFPFTADKTLAFAAEKARKKRSCLIYLSATPSKKMQKELQNKELIASILPARYHGHPLPEPKCIFLGEKMEGKKANKRLLNILHHFVNQKRRFLLFSPNIKKMQELEKIVQAEFFTKTIASVHSGDPERQEKVLAMRKGELDFLLCTTILERGVTFTDIDVLVLGAEDRTFTEAALVQISGRAGRHRDYPTGQVVFLYHSLTRDMKRAIKQIKKMNQLARQKGFILS; translated from the coding sequence ATGAAACAATTAATGGGACGAGAATTACTAGCAAATGAATTTAATAGTAATACGAATGAAATGAATCAGCAGATAGAAGTTAGACCTGGTTTTTTAATTAAGGGTAGTCAAATATCTTGTCAGCGCTGTGGGTGCAAATCAAATAAACTCCGAATAGAAGCCCCATGTTATTGTCAAAATAAATGTTTTTATTGTTTGAATTGTTTACAAATGGGAAAAATAAGGAGATGTAGTTTGTTATATTCCTTAGTTGAGTTGAATCAGTTTGATTCGTTAAGCTCACCAATTATGACTTGGCAAGGGATTCTATCGAAACAACAAGAAAAAGCTTCAAAAGAAATTACCGAATCTGTAATAAAGAAGGAAACGAGGTTGATTTGGGCAGTGACAGGAGCTGGTAAGACAGAAATGATTTTTGCAGGAATTGAACAAGCTTTAAAGAATGGCGAGCGGGTCTGCATTGCTTCACCAAGAGTTGATGTTTGTCTAGAGTTAGCTCCACGAGTTCAGAGTGCTTTTCCAAATGTTCCAATTGCTTTACTCCACGGAACTAGTCAAGAACGAGATACTTATAAGCAATTAATTATTGCGACTACACATCAGTTAATGCGATTCAAAGAAGCTTTTGATGTGTTAATTATTGATGAAATTGACGCTTTTCCGTTTACTGCAGATAAAACATTAGCTTTTGCAGCAGAAAAAGCCAGAAAAAAAAGAAGTTGTTTAATTTATTTATCTGCAACACCTTCAAAAAAAATGCAAAAAGAGCTTCAAAATAAAGAGTTAATTGCGTCTATTTTACCAGCAAGATATCACGGTCATCCATTACCAGAACCTAAATGTATTTTTTTAGGTGAAAAAATGGAGGGAAAGAAGGCTAATAAGAGATTGTTGAATATTTTACACCACTTTGTCAATCAAAAGCGACGATTTTTATTGTTTTCACCAAATATAAAGAAGATGCAAGAGTTAGAAAAAATAGTTCAAGCCGAGTTTTTTACTAAAACTATTGCGAGTGTTCATTCAGGAGATCCTGAACGTCAAGAAAAAGTGCTAGCTATGCGAAAAGGGGAATTGGATTTTTTATTGTGTACGACGATTCTCGAAAGAGGAGTGACATTTACAGATATTGATGTTTTAGTTTTAGGGGCAGAAGATCGAACCTTTACAGAAGCTGCATTAGTACAAATTTCTGGCAGAGCAGGGCGACACCGTGATTACCCAACTGGTCAGGTAGTTTTTTTATATCATAGTTTAACTCGAGATATGAAACGAGCAATTAAGCAAATAAAGAAAATGAATCAGCTCGCTAGGCAAAAAGGATTTATTCTTTCATGA
- a CDS encoding glycosyltransferase family 4 protein, which produces MFHIVVMLVGTMILSLILTPLVRKLAFKIGATDKPDARRVNKKEMPTIGGLAVYLAFFIAIFFMLPIPFEQAFPLFLGATVIIITGLIDDIKELSPKMKLLGIIIAALIIYFMADIKMDMFTIPFFGTFKLGWLSFPVTLIWILAITNAVNLIDGLDGLATGVSIIALTTMGIIGYFFLTVASVNIPIMIFALVAALIGFLPYNFFPAKIFLGDTGALFLGFMISVMSLQGLKNVTFISVIIPVVILGVPITDTIYAMLRRKLNNKPISSADKMHLHHRLMALGLTHRQTVLAIYSLAVIFSFTALLYKVSTLWGSVFLTVGLLFGLELFVELIGLVGENHQPLLSRFKKFAKKNNQEEK; this is translated from the coding sequence ATGTTTCATATTGTGGTGATGTTAGTCGGCACTATGATTTTATCCTTGATTTTGACTCCATTGGTAAGAAAATTAGCTTTTAAAATTGGTGCAACGGATAAACCTGATGCTCGCAGAGTGAATAAAAAAGAAATGCCAACTATCGGTGGTTTAGCTGTTTATTTAGCTTTTTTCATAGCTATATTTTTTATGCTTCCAATTCCATTCGAGCAAGCTTTTCCGTTGTTTTTAGGAGCTACAGTAATTATTATTACAGGGTTGATAGATGATATTAAAGAACTTAGCCCGAAAATGAAGCTTCTTGGAATTATTATTGCAGCTTTAATTATCTATTTTATGGCAGATATAAAAATGGATATGTTTACCATTCCGTTTTTCGGAACCTTCAAATTAGGTTGGTTAAGTTTTCCAGTTACTCTAATTTGGATTTTAGCTATTACAAATGCTGTGAATTTAATTGATGGACTTGATGGTTTGGCAACAGGTGTGTCAATAATTGCTTTAACAACAATGGGAATTATCGGTTATTTCTTTTTGACTGTTGCAAGTGTGAATATTCCAATTATGATATTTGCATTAGTTGCTGCTTTAATTGGATTTTTACCGTATAATTTTTTTCCAGCCAAAATCTTTTTAGGAGATACTGGCGCCCTGTTTTTAGGTTTTATGATTTCTGTGATGTCTTTGCAGGGGTTAAAAAATGTGACCTTTATATCTGTGATTATTCCAGTTGTCATTTTAGGTGTTCCAATTACAGATACGATTTATGCAATGTTACGGAGAAAATTAAATAATAAACCCATTTCAAGTGCAGATAAAATGCATTTGCATCATCGTTTAATGGCTCTAGGTCTAACTCATCGTCAAACTGTTTTAGCTATTTATAGTTTAGCTGTGATTTTTTCTTTTACAGCATTACTTTACAAGGTTTCAACATTATGGGGTTCGGTCTTTTTAACAGTAGGTCTACTTTTTGGATTAGAATTATTTGTAGAGCTAATTGGACTGGTTGGAGAAAATCATCAACCGCTCCTATCTCGCTTTAAGAAATTTGCAAAAAAGAACAATCAAGAAGAAAAATAA
- a CDS encoding LCP family protein: MKKNKRPTTSHKVTNKKNRNKIILMILIPIMIIILAGVTYGAKLYAEAKKTVDDSYYELDRDKASTSKGNEIKVNPIEDTISVLVMGIDDDSARQLGSARTDALIYLTINPKEHKINMVSIPRDSYTTIVSKKYNGKDKINSAYTYGEEQATIETVENLLNVPINYYVTFNFDSFLEIVNALDGIEVDVPVSFTDTNTLGTGEVHLEKGKQLLNGEEALALARTRHIDNDIKRGERQQLILQAIVDKAMNVGSINKYSDVIKAAGKNMRTNLKFNEMLSIAQTGLDGRYTFNSYVFDWTDFELEDASMVELYQDSVDFISHRFRVSLGLDEPNEQDAADYQFVTNGYSQYKSTNSWSNSNDNTENSGSNNNW, translated from the coding sequence GTGAAAAAAAATAAAAGACCGACTACATCGCATAAAGTAACTAACAAGAAGAACCGCAACAAAATAATTTTAATGATTTTAATTCCCATTATGATTATTATTTTGGCTGGTGTTACTTATGGAGCAAAACTCTATGCTGAAGCAAAGAAGACTGTTGACGATTCTTATTATGAGTTGGATCGAGACAAAGCAAGCACTTCAAAAGGTAATGAAATTAAAGTCAATCCAATTGAAGACACAATTTCTGTATTAGTCATGGGAATTGATGATGATTCAGCAAGACAACTTGGTAGTGCTCGAACTGATGCACTAATCTATCTGACCATTAACCCTAAAGAACATAAAATTAATATGGTTAGTATTCCGCGCGATAGCTATACAACAATTGTTTCAAAAAAATATAATGGAAAAGACAAAATCAATTCTGCCTATACTTATGGTGAAGAACAAGCTACCATTGAAACTGTTGAAAATTTACTAAATGTTCCCATTAATTATTATGTAACCTTTAACTTTGATTCCTTTTTAGAAATTGTCAACGCACTTGATGGAATTGAAGTAGATGTTCCTGTAAGTTTTACTGATACAAATACACTAGGTACTGGTGAGGTTCACTTAGAAAAAGGAAAACAACTTCTAAATGGTGAAGAAGCTTTAGCTCTTGCTAGAACTCGCCATATTGACAACGATATTAAACGTGGTGAGCGTCAACAACTTATTTTACAAGCCATCGTTGATAAAGCTATGAATGTTGGATCTATTAACAAGTATTCAGATGTGATTAAAGCAGCTGGTAAAAATATGCGTACGAACTTAAAATTTAACGAAATGTTGTCAATTGCCCAAACTGGATTAGATGGTCGATATACATTTAACTCTTATGTTTTTGATTGGACTGATTTTGAATTAGAAGATGCTAGCATGGTTGAACTTTATCAAGATAGCGTTGATTTTATTAGCCATCGCTTTAGAGTTTCATTAGGTTTAGACGAGCCTAACGAACAAGATGCTGCAGATTATCAATTTGTAACAAATGGCTATAGTCAATACAAGTCAACTAATTCTTGGTCAAACTCAAATGATAACACTGAAAATTCTGGTTCCAATAACAATTGGTAA
- a CDS encoding LCP family protein, with product MRSDKHSSNKKNTEKEISPDIKSRSSRINNKKRLTKKNKTILLTILFTLIIALISYATYFALAANRAVENIQGEDLSSTNANPRSKPVALKNKEPFSVLLLGVDERPEDAGRSDSILVATVNPIEDSVKLVSIPRDTLVTIPGYGKDKVNAAFAYGGINLAVETVENYLNIPINFYTKINMEGMVDLVDAVGRINVDNKYAFELDGVELDVGNFDLNGNQALQYARMRKQDPAGDFGRQERQKEVISKIVKNALSINSLTNFNKIFNAVGKNVETNFTGSELWELAKNYASTANNITNLTLEGPDGFLYYIPSYGQDVYVWQPSSESLQEVSNQLRKHLGLTAESIPTTDVSTDKKTIDSTTENNSVDTYSYTEEPYVPPVQETPRWIPEEQQPAAPPVENPPITETPTPEVPSTPEPEIPETPDPPVDENSSSGSAGTGGIQPPGSTNEGNAPSNP from the coding sequence ATGAGATCAGATAAACATAGCTCTAACAAAAAAAACACAGAAAAAGAAATAAGTCCGGATATTAAAAGCCGATCTAGTCGTATCAATAATAAAAAACGCCTGACTAAAAAAAATAAAACGATTCTCTTAACAATTTTATTTACTTTAATAATTGCTTTAATTTCTTACGCAACTTATTTTGCTTTAGCAGCAAACAGGGCTGTTGAAAATATTCAAGGAGAAGATCTAAGTTCGACTAATGCTAATCCTAGATCAAAACCAGTTGCTTTAAAAAATAAAGAACCCTTTTCAGTTTTACTTTTAGGTGTAGATGAACGACCTGAAGATGCTGGACGAAGCGATTCAATTTTGGTAGCAACTGTAAATCCGATTGAAGATAGTGTTAAATTAGTCTCAATTCCTCGTGATACATTGGTAACGATTCCTGGTTATGGCAAAGATAAGGTCAATGCGGCTTTTGCATATGGTGGAATTAATCTTGCTGTTGAAACTGTCGAGAACTATCTAAACATTCCCATTAATTTTTACACAAAAATTAATATGGAAGGTATGGTTGATTTAGTTGACGCTGTTGGTCGAATTAATGTTGATAATAAATATGCTTTTGAGCTAGATGGTGTAGAATTAGATGTTGGTAATTTTGATTTAAATGGCAATCAAGCTTTACAATACGCTAGGATGCGTAAACAAGACCCTGCTGGAGATTTTGGTCGACAAGAACGTCAAAAAGAAGTCATTAGCAAAATTGTAAAAAATGCATTAAGCATTAATAGCTTAACCAATTTTAATAAAATTTTTAATGCCGTTGGAAAAAATGTAGAAACAAACTTTACTGGTAGTGAACTTTGGGAACTCGCTAAAAATTATGCGAGTACTGCAAATAATATTACAAACCTAACATTAGAGGGACCTGACGGATTTCTCTATTATATTCCTTCCTATGGACAAGATGTCTATGTTTGGCAACCTAGTTCTGAATCTCTGCAAGAGGTGTCAAACCAACTTCGAAAACATCTTGGTTTAACAGCTGAGTCGATTCCTACAACGGATGTAAGTACCGATAAAAAGACAATAGATTCAACAACGGAAAACAATTCTGTTGATACGTATTCTTATACAGAAGAACCATATGTCCCTCCAGTACAAGAAACACCAAGATGGATTCCAGAAGAACAGCAACCAGCTGCTCCTCCTGTTGAGAATCCACCAATTACTGAAACACCTACTCCTGAGGTTCCTTCTACGCCAGAACCTGAAATACCTGAAACCCCTGATCCACCAGTGGATGAGAATTCTTCATCTGGCAGTGCAGGTACAGGCGGGATACAACCACCTGGTAGCACAAATGAAGGGAATGCCCCTTCTAATCCTTGA
- a CDS encoding GntR family transcriptional regulator, translating to MGANTPVYIQIHNQIRKEIEAGKWEIGAKIPSERELATQFNVSRMTLRQAVQTLVDEGILERKIGSGTFVARKKVQEKMSGIESFTDIMLSQGRKPTSKTISYHVKPASTSESEKLQLDEEALVLRMERIRYADGIPICFEVATIPYHLVESLSKVEVTRSLYKTLEQEKGFKIGQAEQTISAMLASERISDYLAIKRNEAVLRLKQISYFSDGQPFEYVRTQYVGSRFEFYLEKNN from the coding sequence ATGGGAGCAAATACACCTGTTTATATTCAAATTCACAACCAGATAAGAAAAGAGATTGAAGCTGGGAAGTGGGAAATCGGAGCCAAAATTCCGTCTGAACGTGAATTAGCTACTCAATTTAATGTTAGTAGAATGACACTACGTCAAGCTGTTCAAACATTAGTAGATGAAGGGATTTTAGAACGTAAAATTGGGTCCGGAACGTTTGTAGCTCGCAAAAAAGTGCAAGAAAAAATGAGTGGGATTGAAAGCTTTACAGATATTATGTTGTCCCAGGGACGTAAACCGACAAGTAAAACAATTTCTTATCATGTTAAGCCTGCTAGCACGAGCGAATCTGAAAAATTACAATTAGATGAAGAAGCTTTAGTTTTGAGAATGGAACGAATCAGATATGCAGATGGAATCCCAATTTGTTTTGAAGTAGCCACAATTCCTTACCATTTAGTTGAAAGTTTAAGCAAGGTTGAAGTGACTCGTTCTCTATACAAAACCTTAGAGCAAGAAAAAGGGTTTAAAATTGGGCAGGCGGAACAGACAATCTCAGCTATGTTAGCCTCAGAACGGATATCTGATTATCTAGCGATTAAACGTAATGAAGCAGTATTACGCTTAAAACAAATTAGTTATTTTAGTGATGGACAACCTTTTGAGTATGTAAGAACTCAGTATGTTGGTAGTCGCTTCGAATTTTATTTAGAAAAAAACAATTAA
- a CDS encoding ComF family protein yields the protein MNHQSLFEYNDWMKEWIEGFKFKGNYQLGCVFSEELKKFIYFKKQQGFLVAPIPSSQHSYANRGFNQVEALLDFAKVTYQSILLNESQEMKQSSKNRQERLLLKQPFSIKKEWQGKLEGKSILLVDDVYTTGRTILYAKKLIEDSGASLVRSVSLAR from the coding sequence TTGAATCATCAAAGTTTATTTGAATACAATGATTGGATGAAAGAATGGATTGAGGGGTTTAAATTTAAAGGGAATTACCAATTAGGCTGTGTTTTTTCAGAAGAACTGAAAAAATTTATATATTTTAAAAAACAACAAGGTTTTCTCGTTGCTCCAATTCCAAGTAGCCAACACAGTTATGCTAATAGAGGTTTTAATCAAGTTGAGGCATTATTAGATTTTGCAAAAGTAACTTATCAGTCAATTTTATTGAATGAAAGTCAAGAAATGAAACAATCTAGCAAAAATAGACAAGAACGTTTACTATTAAAACAGCCTTTTAGCATCAAGAAAGAGTGGCAAGGAAAGCTTGAAGGAAAATCAATTTTACTTGTAGATGATGTCTACACAACTGGTAGAACGATTTTATATGCAAAAAAATTAATAGAAGATTCAGGCGCAAGCTTGGTACGAAGCGTTTCTTTAGCAAGGTGA